TTACATGACGAATGAAAGCTTCATGATCACGTAGCGAAGCTTGCCTTCAGCGCACACGATGCAACGAAAATTCCAGTCGCGCATTTCAGCTTATACTTCCATTAAAATATACTGGAGTGATAAAGTAGctcagtaacagtaacagtagcATATCTCAATTTTTGGTTAAGAACTTCTCGTTCATTAAAAGCTATTTCTTGTGTAAGAACTGAGAGAAGCAAATTCACagcattcattttattttgcaaaattcgGTCGCTTACCGTTCATGCTTCCGTTTCTGTCTGCAACCACTACAGTCGACATGATCGTTTTCTTTCCTTAAAACCAAGAACTTCAAAGCGGGGTTTTTTTACCTCAAGGACCAAGCTTCTAATTACCTACAGGCATATTTCCGACGCAAACAAGCGCCATCTTGTTCAGGAGATTTTAGCTCCCAGATCCTCCCAGACCTGAATCCTTTCACGCAATCGACGCAATCGTACCTGTTCCAAAGACATTCCTCCCCAACCCTCCCCAACGAACCGAAAGTGTCCACGAACACCACtcaattttcccgcgaaatttgTGACATGTGAATTCAAGATACAGCTGATCGTGTGTTGTCTTTGGCGCGATCCATATGCGCAAAAAACCCGACATTTTCGGTCTAgaatcaaatggaacagtcTTTTCCGGAACGTTCATTTCGGAAGTTTTGGTCAACGTCAACTTCGAGAAGTTGACCGAAACTTCCGAAATGTCGGAATTACAGGGAATTACtttctgttccatttgacaGTTGGAAATTTTGGAAATTCAAACCAGAATTTTTGTCCAATGGATCGTGCCCCTTATTTTCCGTGTAACTAGGTTTGACATCCGATCAGGGTTCATTCACCGTACACACATTCATCAACGCTGTTGCACCTAAAATTCAGTGCTACCCGACCACCGGAGCACCAAAgttcacttaaggacggtgcctactattgttattgcgcacacgttttgcgcatctcgagatactcggatttcctatcggtgatgcttactaatacagggatatttttgcgcggtttaaaattatccggagaaagtagatcttagtaagtactcttggtatccaaaaagaaaattgggggtaaccatgcatttttgagagataattaagcttcaatttgagaaagaacgccatacattgctttgtattttacagctttttacaaatattattcatgaattatctttgaaaaatgcgtggttacccccaattttctttttggatttcaataacacttgttaagatctacatttcctgcataatcacacaccagggcaaaaatatctttaattagtaggcaccgtccttacttTTGCGGTTTTTGATCACGTGCCAAGCGGTCAAGGCAATTGACACAGAAACACATTTGATTGATAATCCTAGCAGTCGGAAGGCTACACAGGGATAATGGCGTGAAGATGACTTCAATTCATGTTGCCCTATAGTCAGTCCCCAAAAGTCCCCAGTACCATGGAAGAAAGGCAACATGTTGCAAATTCTTATACTTTGGGTTTAATATCTTGCAATTTGTTGCACCGTATATTCTCGTTTTTGAAAGACCTCTTTCATCGTGtcactgaaaaaaaatcaaggCTGTTTGCTGTTGAGAAACAAATACACGCACTTTGATGGTCATACCATTATGTTCTGGACAATTcaacttttattatttttttttacagtattTACACAAATCCACTTTTCAGATAACCACCTCTCTTTTAAATTACCATATATATTATTCAGAATGTTCAATGCAATGTTTCAATCTCTTTTTTAGATGTCTTTCTTCATAtttaaaacttacaaaaacataAGGCTTCATTGTAAACCACACTCTGCAAGTATTGACAGACATCATGATATTTcaccaaaattaatgtttcttaACATCAACAATCTCAACCACAAAATagcaatattaaattaaatctGAGAATACTTAAATACGAGGCATAAGTCAACATTAAGTAAAAAGAAtccaaaaaagttatttttgatGATAAATATTCTTTTCCAATAATCTGCTGAACTCTGGAACAAATACAGCAAATCCTGTTCAATAATTTAAAAGCTAACTTTCCAAAGGCATTTGCATTCACAAGCAATGCATGTCAAGCAGctcttcagtaaaaaaaaatgacagttcataaaaaaatgtcatttgcCATACACTAGCAGATCATAATCCCCTCAACCATTCAATTATTGCCAAACAATGTTACAATATGTTAACTTTCTGCTCTTATTGGGGCAGAAAACCTCTGCAGAAAAAACAAGCAAAGGTAACACCAACAACTTTTATCAGATCAATCATTAGAAACTATTTTGGATTTCATTCACTTCACAAAGTAAAATATTCTTTCACAAGTTAACGAGATTGTCTTCAGTAACATGATGTACATCCAGCACAAACGTGCCGAAGTACAGTCTCTGGATTCAattattaaaagtaatttctctTGAGATAACAGTAAGCTGCACAAAAAGTTCTTACTTCCTCCCACAGCTAGCTACATTGCTGTGGAGGCAAATGGACCTTGAAGATCCAATCAAGTTCATTACAAAGATGTCGCTTTACTCCAGGGGGAATGGGCAGAGTTTCGAAAGCTTTCAGATTCGGCAGGTTTTGGCCAATGATAGCACAACAAAGGTattgcaatgaaaatgatgTGGAAGAACTGCGTTGGAGCTTCATTTTGGTTCTTGCTGCAGTTGATGAAACTACAGGGTACAAGGTTTTTCCAATAAGTCCTTTAGCAGCCACCCCGAGTGGCTCATTGTCCTTGAAGAAAGATAAATTTCCGTGCCATGTATCCAGATGGACTCCAATTACTGATCCCTGGTCAAATCTTGAGGTATAATTGTGAGCTTTTCCATTATGATGGAAATTGCCAATATAGGATAAGCCCCAGCTTGTGTTATCTTTGCCGACCAAGCTGCAGAATGAGGTTTTGTACTGAGTGATGTCCGTATCACTTGTGCATACTCCTAGCATCTGAGGGTGAAAGCACATCCTGTATTTTAGCTTCCAAAATAACCTTAAGTCTTTTGATGAAACAATTTGCCTTTCTTAAAACAACAGAATTCTATAAGAAGGCACAGAATCTACATGCAAGGCAGACTTGGGGAAGGTCACCTATTATACTGGCaatcaacaaagaaaacatttactgTCTATTCCGGAATATTGATTTTGGGGTCATTGTTTTCCATAGATGCTACTCAGTGGTGATTCTACCACTCCTCATGATTTAATTGACCACCCAATCTTTGCCCTTGGGGTGATGATACACAGCTATTTGGGATGCAAATCAGCCACATGTTATAGTGACTCAGGCCTCTGTTCAAATTCTGCACTGAAAATCGTGCTCTTACAAacaataattaaaacaaaaacattgttGACAATCAATCCTTCGACCAAACCCAAGGCCACTCTTATAAGGAAAAAGGTACAGACTAacaagtagaattaatttgcactGAAGTGTTGCCACAAATCTTACATTTTCAAGAGAAAAGAACATTTAGTTTGTCAATCGAACTGCAACAACATActataaaattaacaacacttTATGAAGGATACATTCATGTCATATTCTTCTGTCAACAATATTGTAAGCAATGCACATGTCAAAAATTGTCCATTGTTTGAGAGGTTGCTTGTAATTGTAAATAATTGTCCTTGTCAACACTTTGAAAAAGAGCCTCATGGAAAACCATATGTCAGTTACAAAGGTCCGTAAATTCTGTTTGGTTGCATGTCATTGGTATCAGCATGAGATCCATTGTGATAAGCTGCCAGTCTGtcgttaattttattttattcttgcAGTCACTGCCACAAAGAGTAAACTTAGTCAACAGCATACAATAATGATGTATGTACACCTCTTTTAATTGGCATAAATACTGATATTGCAAGGTCTTGTGAAAGTCCTCAGCCTGTTCACAAAACGTTTTAACGTGAGGAAGTGCACGCAGATCTGTTGTGACTGTCACTGTCAAATGTCCTGAACAAAGAGCCTCATGACTTACCATGTCTGTGCCATAGACTGCACTAGTCATTTTGATCTCCCAATAATATTCACTCCCCTGTGTCAATGGCTGAGAGCCTTTGGCTGCAGCAGTTCCGCAGCTGTAATCAGGGTGGAACAGGACTTCTTTGTTGCCCCGTGTGAGGCACACTGATGGTGAAAGTGTCTCTGGATCCCACTTCCAATCATAATCTAATGATGAATAAAATGCAGGACAATCATGGTTGATGCAAATAAACATGACACAGTACTATAATATTGAATGATATTATGTTTTCCCCATTGTTATAGCCCTTCTTGAAATAAGATTTTCATTCCAGCAGTCTTTTGGATTACATGCACATTGCATCAagtcaacaaaaacatttggcCTGGTACATGTAtcaaaacaaattcaacaaaaatTTTAATCTGCACATTTGAACATTTTAGAATGTGCAACAAACTTCCAGGATAGCACAGCAAAATGCATGTTTGTTTAAAAAGATGTTAACATTTTAAATAGAACTGCCCAGGGAACTTGTCCAAAGTAATAATTTGGTTGATGTATGACATCCAATTCAACTTAACTTTCAatccattgatgagtaaaattgtctggtattagagtaaaatctgttacatCGCACCACTGTAAGTGAATAGGTTAAGGCTATATCAGCAACATTGCTACTTGTTGAAATGCACATTAAATTGACACATCAgttattacatgtacttttaaaTGCCTgcactctttaaaaaaattaacagaattaactattggagggtaatgtaAAGAGCTGTTTCTACCCATGTATAtgatgtgagtgttagcccaactaatggaattgggcccacacaaggacagagaagaactctgaccagggttaGTTCTTCTCTGTCCTCATGTCGGCCCAAttctattagtagggctaatgctcacatggtttacatgggtagaaaatagcacttcacattaacctccaatagttaattctgttgaaatataagtgataaacggccaacgtttgcaaaaacatagCCGTCCTTTAAAAAATTCAGACAGGGAAAATTAATTTCCATGTTTGATTGTATTACAATGAAAAAACTGTGATGCTAAAATACCAGTAAAAGAATAAGACAGTGAGGGTTATTCTAAAGACACTTTATAGACACCTTTACAAGTTTACTAAAAGAAGACTTACTAATAGGTAAATTTCATACTGTGAGGCCGAGCTTCCTTTTTTTATCAAGACTCCACTGAGTCTTAACTGGAGAAGGAAGGACAACCACTTGTGAAAAATGAATTATCGCCTTGTTTTAACTGTGTTAAAGAGCAGGTCATGGGATCTTTTAACTTAAGCATTCATAAATAACTGGACTTAACAGTTCATCGCACTGCAAACACTTAGGAAGTACACACAAACACCACAAAAGAAGGACGTCCACAAACACAGACATCGTGACGGAGTCAAACATGATTACTTGGACTTTACCTTCAAACCTctaaaacacttcctttttcgTCAAGACTCATGCCTTGACATGGTGAAGGAAGCTCAACCATTTGTAGACCAAGAAGTGCTCTTAACTGTAGTAACTTCTCCCTCTTTGAAGCTGAAATACAATAAATATTGGCTTGACTACTATGATTTCTTTGGCATTATCAGAAATTTAATTGTCAAATTAAAATCTAGGCCATGTTTACACAAACAGTATAGCCTCATTTGCACTCGCAAGCTTTCCTTGATAAacgtccttgttcaaaaactacatgtagcatAGCAGTTTTTTTTAACAGGGACACTTGCCAGGAAAAAGATGTCATAATTATCaagtttttccataaattccaCTGCCATTTTTACTCAAACAGACTTTTTTGCATAGCAAGGGAAACATCCTTACTAGGCCATGAAACGCATGAAACGAGGAGAGAAGTTGAAAAGGGAAAGTTCTCCCGGGGtaaaaagtaggaaaaagaccgggtctaaaaaaaagaaagattccatcaaggaaacaaagaaaactcagCTCGCTGCTAGGGACAAGGGGCTAAGTCTGCAATCAGGTACAATAATCTATGGCTAATGATGCAGCGTTGAATGCCTCTTTTGCGGGCCTTATTACCTCAATTGTCATTGGTCGGTGCAATCATAGCAGCATGACCCCATTCACACTTGCATTGACAAGGTGAGAAAACGTGTAAAATCTTTTCAGCAAGAAAACTCGGGGTTAATTTTTCCAGGAATAGCTCCTCTTCAAAATGAATTTATACAATATGTAGATTTGTCGGATTTTTACGAAATTTGGGCAAAATGATCGTTGGACATTGGTGCACGGAAGCATGTCgggcttttaaaaaattcaaaatatttttactttgacGAGTCTCTGCGTGTGTCGCAAAACAGAAAATTTTTCTATTAGTCAACTTCAAAGTTCATTTTCTCGGAAAGCAATAGGAAGATCCCAAAAGCCTGACACCCTTTGGTAGCCTATAAAGTACTGATTAAtatagtacagtttgtttggTTGTGCGTGATAATGCCAAGGAGGGTAATTCAGCAGTGAACATGTATGCTTTTGAGTTTGAAGCTTTATGCGCACTAAAGAAAGCCATAATACACCAAAATGTTCATATATTCGGATTCTTCATTTTATTACCTCTTCAGTGATATATATAGTTTGCTAGAGTTTACCGAAAATAACACACTTACGAAAGATTTCCCAGAAGGCACCCAAAAAGGTTAGCAGGAACCTTAATTATGGCTTAATATGAAAATCAAGAAAGAATGAAATTGCCCTGTtacttttccttgtttttccaACATTATTTTGGCTTAAATCAGAACAGCATTTACGTGTCTTTTGAAGTCATTAATGCCAACCTTGGAACAGACTCGGTCCATAAATAACATGTTAAGACCAGGGCTCGGTTGGCATTCTTTGCCATTACCCATGACAGGCATGATCCATGACCAGAACTGCTGTTgccattttttaatttgttaacaAGATGCAACTTTCGACTTTCTTTTATGATGGGCACTGATGGAAATTATCACACAGGGCTTTCAATGAGATTTTGAGAAAGTGTCTACCCATATAAGAGTAGGTGGCCACATTGGCAGCCTCtgctaggggggtctgggggcatgctccccaagaaaatttttaaatctAGAAGCTTGGAAATATGATTTCCAGCTCTCTGGGCATCAAAAATAGCTAAGGTACAtgtaatgacaaaatatttatgaacaaaaggaacagtattttattttttacaagaatttcacttcattcaaaggCAATGAAAGAGCTAGTAAAATATTCTTCAGTAAGCAAAAACACCACAGTGTTTATGAGAAAACAATATAGACAGTAAAAATTTATTCAGAATACCTTAAGCCTGGGCACTTGTTcaagaatggttagcttttataaaatgtttgtttttcttcattttttaccTTATCAATTAATGACAAAGTCTCAAATTATGAGGAATAATGAGGGGGCTTTAGGTGCTCACTGAATCACTCGATCAATAGGATGTTAAATTTCTGGTTTCATTTGTTAAACAGCCAATGCGAAAGCGAGAATAACTTTTACATAACGATACTGCTAAAAATGGCGGAATGTGTTTTGATTGCGCATACAATCAAAATGAAGAACGCATACACTTTACACACAAATCCTCAACACAAGTGTGGGCAAACTTTGAACTTTTTTGGCACTATGGAGAGGTTAGGCTACATATATTTTAAGAGGTTTGTTTTTGAAGCTGTAGACCAAGTAGCTGGTGACCTGATGACCTATAGCTGCCGGAGCTCAGGTGATagccggcttctattgaaagcCCTGATAAAGGAATACAGATTGGCTTGgcagaaataataattatactctTAAGGTAGACAAGTGTAAAGGCACAACTCAGAAAGGTTTTGTGTGCCTCGCAGGTTTAATAGGAACCTTCCCCATGCGGTTTAACTAAAGTAAGTTGTATTTTGGTCAggaactttttttgttttagtctTCAGGAGAGTTCAGTTTACATTAGGGGTCACTACACATGTTGGCCATTAATTGCCCTCAAAATTCAACTAGTTTCTCCATCCAAAAAATCCCCCATGTATTTCATAAAATATTGCAAATGATTCATCATTATAGTAAGCAAACATACTTTACTTCCAGAGAAAAAAGGGCATGCATTGCATGCATGCAAATACTCATATAATGCTATCGGTTGTCACatattaagtacatgtataaaagtCCTTTCACTCTCTCTTTTTTaatgcttttcttcttttccttaaAACTTAAATTGAAAAATCAATTTGGACTGGATAATCACTTTGATGCAATCGGCTCATTTGAAGTTTATAAAAGAATACGACATTAATTCGTTTAACACACATGTACAAGTGTGATTGGGAATTCACAAACATAATTACGTAATAGCTAAGAGTCCTTCAGCAAACATCGGATGTGAAAACTACCATACACACGggaaaaaacgaagaaaaactTATGTAACGAAATATTTATGCTTTTATGCAATGTGGCGTTCGAAAATAAACCACTTACAAGACTTTTCAGATTCTTTCCCAAATTTTAAACAAGGGGAAACCATAGTACGTAAATTATTAGCGAAACAGGAAATGAATCACAGTTAAGGAAGAGGCAATCGCTAAAGTTGAACACAGTTGATACCGGCACGTAAAGCATCTTAACGTCTTGACTTCCAAACATGAGCTTACTTTAAGTTTGTTCCTTGGTTAAACCAATTTTCCCCTcttcagtttttgttttcagtgaaACGGCAATACACATAACATGCATGCGTGTAACTTATAACATGCGTAAATACAAACGCCAAAACGAGAAAACATAATTAAGACTTAGTTTTTCAGGTTTAATATACATCTTTTCCAATTTAATGTGAAATTGCAAGTCTTTACCTTGTACTCTTTGATGTGCacaacacttgaaaaaaatgctgACTCGAATAACTTTGGGAAACCAGCTGGTTTTGTCAACATCTTTACCATAACATGCAAATTTGCACGAAGATAAAACACATCCTTTGTTTCGTCAGTTCGTTTCGGTGCAAAGTTCGCTTTCCGTAGTTGTCGTgaatttaaaacaaatcaacattcaagtataaaaaaaaaaaaatgtacaaagaaTTTAAGctgaatgaaaaaaagaaacccaTAAATTAGTAAACAGATGCTTGCAAGTTTAAGCTTATATCGCAGCGAAAAAGCGCACGTACAACCTGTGAAAGCCATTCTTCCTTAATCCTCTTTTTCAAAATCTTTGTTCCGCTTAGAGACGAAACGATTCGCATGTTTCCCTGACCCACTTTTACAAGAAAACACAAAGGCATCATACCTCCGTGGCATTCCTCCATTTCATAGTCCGATCCCGAATCGCTGGAGCTGTCTTCATCGATGTTGTGCTCGCCTTCGGTTCCATGATGGCCGAAAATGCGCGCTAAAAGTTCGCGCTGGGATAGCCTGGAGCTTTCCAAAGGATTCGTGTGGTAATTTGTGTGCACTAAAGCCATTAATGACTCCAAATTAACCTTGAAATGCCGCTTTGAAACGGgtaaacaatttctttttcaagtCTGTATGTCACCGTCAATGAATGATTTTGGTGTTTTGTTATGTGAGCGTCGTTATTATCAATTTATTTTGGGCGTAACCTGCTGTCCAGTATTGAAGAGAGTGCGGGCTCGTGTAAGAATGAAAAGCTTACGTTTCGTGACGTTtcgtttcatttcgtttcacGTGGCAAAACCATGCTTTGATCGCAGTATCATTCATTTGTAAAGAAAATGTCCAACTTTGAGAGGAAAACAATGTATCTCAAGTGAAAGCATAAGTTTTGCAGGGCGTGGATAGCCTAGGGGTGTAACGTGCAAACACTACTGCATCACGTCAGTCTTCAACGTCATACTGTCAGCGATGATGTGAGTCCGCACGCACACATCCCAGTGGGAAAACAAAGATCCATTCAACGTCACCTGCTTAAAACCCCAAGAAGACTATCATAAGTCAGTCGGTTTTTATTAAAGACCTGGACATCCCTAGTCAGTATATAATGTTGAACAAATCTTACTAACATAATCTTATAAAAGATTGTCAAGAATAGAAGCAGGCCGAAGCAGGCTTTGTATTGAGGCTACGTACTACTGGATTATTGGAAGATGTATTATAAAGATAGAGTcgaaacatttaaaaaaaagtgtGATTGTTTTTTCTAACCAAAGAAAGTGAATTGTACATTCACTGCTAATTTGCAGTGTTCATGTTCAAGTGCACGTGACGACTGCAATCTCGGGAAAAGTCCTGTCAATACTATTATGCCCACACAGTTCAGACGAACGTGACTAAAGGAAATGcacaattttttacaattttttcaaaacCAGCAGAAGTGGAAAGAGGCCTTCAAGTTCCCTGGCTTGGGCGTGATTCTTTTTTACTAACAGTCCCTTCGATCCTAAATCTTTATACCCTTATTATATTGAGTCACGTATTTGGTCCAGTAGCAGTTGTTCTATTTTCGTTAGCATGTAGAAAATCAAGAGCTACCGGTTTTGCCGGGCTTTCgtacagccaatcaaattcgtcgACTTACAGTCACAAGACTAAATCTGGTTGTTCACTGGGAATTCAAAAGTTGTTTATATGCTACAAGTGCAAAACAACACGTCTGGAAAAGTGGCATcggaagttgtccagtgttgtgTCGTGGAAAATTGAAGATAGAAAGAGATCGTTTGGTGCaggaaacaaaatatatattaccGAGTTTCGCGTGAGAAAATTGCAAAACAGCTGAAGCCGGGAGATTGTTGGAAGATTCTGCTAATCGCTATACCTCAAAATGGGTAAGCGTGTCAAACATTTCAGCTTAATTTGCACTttcttgttttgcactttcttgttTCAACCAAACTGGAAGATTCATGACGCCAGAAGCAATTTTCGTGGCTAACGAGCCAGTCGCAGATGTCGTGAAATTCGTGTTGTAGAATTCATCATTAGCGAGAAGCAAGACGGAACAGTTGCTTCAGTTTGCTCTTTATAGAGCTTTTATTTTTGACGGCTAATTTGTCGACGGGTTGAACAGATTTTTTGCACTTACAACATTATTAAGGTGCCACTGAACAGTGCTATAATACAAATCAGACTAAAGCTTGGTAATTGTTCGTTGAATAACTCTGTTAATTTAATGTTTTAGCAACTAACCTTAGCATTAAACAATGGAACAAATTCATTTGTGAGTCCACGCAATCCCAGATTTCATATAACGTCTCGCTATTGAACATCTGTGCTTCGCCGTCATGCAAATTTGTAAGATTTTAATGTACGTTTCTCTTGATATTTCTGTTGGAGGCTAATATCGAGTTCATTCCgtaaagacgaaaaaaaaaaaactaagatatTTGCCTTCGTTTTACTACTACTTTAACACCAAAATTTCAATCTTCTTCTTACCATCCGAACAGTCCGATTTCTTAAAAAatagattgaaacaaaattctattgtcagaaaaaataattttgtcttgCCA
The genomic region above belongs to Montipora capricornis isolate CH-2021 chromosome 8, ASM3666992v2, whole genome shotgun sequence and contains:
- the LOC138014491 gene encoding SPRY domain-containing SOCS box protein 3-like — translated: MALVHTNYHTNPLESSRLSQRELLARIFGHHGTEGEHNIDEDSSSDSGSDYEMEECHGDYDWKWDPETLSPSVCLTRGNKEVLFHPDYSCGTAAAKGSQPLTQGSEYYWEIKMTSAVYGTDMMLGVCTSDTDITQYKTSFCSLVGKDNTSWGLSYIGNFHHNGKAHNYTSRFDQGSVIGVHLDTWHGNLSFFKDNEPLGVAAKGLIGKTLYPVVSSTAARTKMKLQRSSSTSFSLQYLCCAIIGQNLPNLKAFETLPIPPGVKRHLCNELDWIFKVHLPPQQCS